A genomic window from Elaeis guineensis isolate ETL-2024a chromosome 3, EG11, whole genome shotgun sequence includes:
- the LOC105040435 gene encoding LOW QUALITY PROTEIN: pathogen-associated molecular patterns-induced protein A70 (The sequence of the model RefSeq protein was modified relative to this genomic sequence to represent the inferred CDS: inserted 1 base in 1 codon; deleted 2 bases in 1 codon) → MLEQAIPSIWASFHSWLTPAVLFVLLNLVIGTIAITSKGNRRDADAGGRPRKLSRSPSLVLDRLRSFNLYRYCSGDIPLETAXPPSALLSEPLETLPASPDPAIAAESEAPEADPAGEEHHQVCRSQSDAHPTAGEVPVKLAAKMKKSASDKSAFAHFEAEEAEVMIRRPATARARTGREEENEGGEVDARADDFINRFRQQLKLQRLNSIMKYREMLNRGAGN, encoded by the exons ATGCTGGAGCAAGCGATCCCGTCGATCTGGGCGTCGTTCCATAGCTGGCTCACCCCCGCCGTCCTTTTCGTGCTCCTCAACCTCGTCATCGGCACCATCGCCATCACCTCCAAGGGCAACCGCCGCGACGCCGACGCCGGCGGG CGACCCCGCAAGCTATCCCGCTCGCCTTCCCTCGTCCTCGACCGCCTCCGCTCCTTCAACCTCTACCGCTACTGCTCTGGCGACATCCCCCTCGAGACCG CCCCGCCGTCGGCCCTCCTGTCCGAGCCACTCGAAACCCTCCCCGCCTCGCCGGATCCCGCCATCGCCGCCGAATCCGAGGCCCCGGAGGCCGATCCCGCCGGCGAGGAGCACCACCAAGTCTGCCGGAGCCAGTCGGACGCGCACCCGACGGCGGGAGAGGTGCCGGTGAAGCTGGCGGCGAAGATGAAGAAGTCGGCGAGCGACAAGTCGGCGTTCGCGCACTTCGAGGCCGAGGAGGCGGAGGTCATGATACGGCGGCCGGCGACGGCGAGGGCGAGGACCGGGCGGGAGGAGGAGAACGAGGGAGGAGAGGTGGATGCCCGTGCCGACGACTTCATCAACCGCTTCCGGCAGCAGCTCAAGCTTCAGCGGCTCAACTCCATCATGAAGTACAGGGAGATGCTCAACCGTGGAGCTGGAAATTAA